A genomic region of Acidobacteriota bacterium contains the following coding sequences:
- the ftcD gene encoding glutamate formimidoyltransferase codes for MPTIECVPNISEGRRLDVIDALADTLRGVAGMRVLDVQSDATHNRSVFTLAGTAEGLAAGIPRLFEGAIAAIDLRTHTGEHPRLGAVDVVPFIPIDGVTMAECVALAKAIAADVATRYQLPVYLYEDASTNAARKNLEDIRRGEFEGLAAKMRQPAWAPDFGPAAPHATAGASVIGARMPLIAYNINLATNRLEVAKKIASAIRMSSGGLRFVKAMGIPLEDRGIVQVSMNLTNYEKTPIYRVFDLVKREAERYGVQVLESEIVGLVPSAALTQTAEYFLRLEGFSSGQILENKLNHEDTKDTKKPT; via the coding sequence ATGCCGACCATTGAATGCGTTCCTAACATCAGCGAAGGTCGCCGCCTCGATGTCATCGACGCCCTGGCCGACACGCTCCGCGGCGTTGCTGGCATGCGCGTCCTCGACGTCCAGTCCGACGCCACCCACAACCGTTCTGTCTTCACGCTGGCCGGCACCGCTGAAGGACTGGCCGCCGGCATCCCCAGGCTGTTCGAAGGAGCCATCGCCGCCATCGACCTGCGCACGCACACGGGTGAGCACCCCCGGCTGGGCGCCGTGGATGTCGTGCCGTTCATTCCCATCGACGGCGTGACCATGGCCGAGTGCGTCGCGCTGGCGAAGGCCATCGCGGCCGACGTGGCGACGCGGTACCAACTGCCGGTTTACCTGTACGAGGACGCGTCGACCAACGCCGCCCGAAAGAACCTCGAGGACATTCGCCGGGGCGAGTTCGAGGGGCTGGCCGCCAAGATGAGGCAGCCGGCGTGGGCGCCCGACTTTGGTCCGGCCGCGCCGCACGCGACCGCCGGCGCGTCGGTGATCGGCGCGCGCATGCCGCTCATCGCCTACAACATCAACCTGGCCACCAACCGGCTGGAGGTCGCGAAGAAGATTGCGTCGGCCATCCGCATGAGCAGCGGCGGCTTGCGCTTCGTCAAGGCCATGGGCATTCCGCTCGAAGACCGCGGCATCGTCCAGGTGTCGATGAACCTCACCAACTACGAAAAGACGCCGATCTACCGGGTGTTCGACCTGGTGAAGCGCGAGGCCGAGCGCTATGGGGTGCAGGTGCTCGAGAGCGAGATCGTCGGGCTGGTGCCGTCGGCGGCGCTCACGCAAACGGCGGAGTACTTCCTGCGTCTCGAAGGATTCTCCAGCGGCCAGATTCTCGAGAACAAACTCAACCACGAAGACACCAAGGACACGAAGAAGCCAACCTAG
- a CDS encoding sigma-54 dependent transcriptional regulator, protein MMPSILVVDDEPGVRSSISGVLKDEGFEVESVGTGEECLERANSDAFDVIVLDIWLPGLDGLTTLQRLRERQIDSQVVIISGHGNIESAVRAIKMGAFDFIEKPLSLEKTVLVVRNALRQRDLEAENRVLRAKVDRQQNYTMVGDSPAMAHLRQQVSLAAPTNGRVLVLGDNGTGKELVARLIHQSSRRKSGPFIEVNCAAIPEELIESELFGHVRGAFTGAVADKPGRFEQANNGTIFLDEIADMSLKTQAKVLRVLQEQVMERVGGTQRIKVDVRVVAATNKDLVGEIAAGRFREDLYFRLNVIPIFVPALRTRQDDIPQLADHFMALLATEYGRKPKRLAPEAAARLRQYSWPGNVRELRNVIERLIIMVSGDTITAQDLGFLGRDGVPDAPASPGPARPLSEARDEFEKDYILKTLASHQGNMSRTAEVLGVERSNLYKKLRAFGVTPRTEK, encoded by the coding sequence CTGATGCCGTCCATTCTTGTTGTTGACGATGAACCCGGCGTGCGCTCGTCGATCAGCGGGGTCCTGAAAGACGAAGGCTTCGAGGTCGAGAGTGTCGGCACGGGCGAGGAATGCCTGGAGCGGGCGAACAGCGATGCCTTTGACGTGATCGTCCTTGACATCTGGCTGCCCGGCCTCGACGGCCTGACCACGCTGCAGCGGCTGCGCGAGCGCCAGATCGATTCCCAGGTCGTCATCATCTCGGGCCACGGCAACATCGAGTCGGCGGTGCGCGCCATCAAGATGGGGGCGTTCGACTTCATCGAGAAGCCGCTGTCGCTGGAGAAGACGGTGCTGGTCGTGCGCAACGCGCTGCGGCAGCGCGATCTCGAGGCCGAGAACCGCGTGCTGCGGGCCAAGGTCGATCGGCAGCAGAACTACACGATGGTTGGGGACAGCCCCGCCATGGCGCACTTGCGGCAGCAAGTGTCCCTGGCCGCACCGACCAACGGTCGCGTCCTGGTCCTGGGCGACAACGGCACCGGCAAGGAGTTGGTGGCCCGGCTTATCCACCAGAGCAGCCGGCGCAAGAGCGGCCCGTTCATCGAGGTGAATTGCGCCGCCATTCCCGAGGAACTGATTGAGTCCGAGCTGTTCGGCCACGTGCGCGGAGCGTTCACCGGCGCCGTCGCTGACAAGCCGGGGCGGTTCGAGCAGGCCAATAACGGAACCATCTTCCTGGACGAGATCGCCGACATGAGCCTCAAGACGCAGGCCAAGGTGCTGCGGGTCCTCCAGGAGCAGGTGATGGAGCGCGTCGGCGGCACCCAGCGGATCAAAGTGGACGTCCGCGTGGTCGCGGCGACGAACAAGGATCTGGTCGGCGAGATTGCCGCCGGTCGCTTTCGGGAAGATCTCTATTTTCGGCTCAATGTGATCCCGATCTTCGTGCCGGCCTTGCGCACGCGTCAGGACGATATCCCGCAATTGGCCGATCACTTCATGGCCTTGCTGGCCACGGAGTACGGCCGCAAACCAAAGCGGCTGGCGCCGGAGGCGGCGGCGCGGCTGCGCCAGTATTCGTGGCCGGGCAACGTGCGCGAATTACGCAACGTCATCGAACGCCTGATCATCATGGTGTCGGGCGACACGATCACGGCGCAAGACCTGGGCTTCCTCGGCCGCGACGGTGTGCCCGACGCGCCGGCGTCACCGGGTCCGGCGCGACCACTGTCCGAGGCGCGCGACGAGTTCGAGAAAGACTACATCCTCAAGACCCTGGCGTCGCATCAGGGCAACATGTCGCGCACGGCCGAAGTGCTCGGGGTCGAGCGCTCGAACCTGTACAAGAAGCTGCGTGCCTTCGGTGTCACGCCGCGCACCGAGAAATAG
- a CDS encoding ATP-binding protein, with protein sequence MASAKPRAPVRARRPFRDNPPLILAGIVMLLVALGGIVWLADRTSTLSPDFLTEVVLYALYATNITMLVALGFVLARNVIKSVFDGRSGLPLGRFRAKLVLAFLGLTVIPAVLVLIVGSRVVLTAVDRWFNTPMEEILSGANSIAADYYQERERLVTEQAGRLARELGAIDLTTADMTRVQNIVAPEVTGPRVAVVQVYRADRVPGQPPSVVSLVDVAAPAMPQGWARGSADRLAGRAASGTENAPSVLEQLAGGGDLLHVGEAVRNGAGQVTGAVVVSEYLSGERAERARRMTKAYEDYTQLRVLKQPLAGVYVSFFVMVTLLILVGSTWMGLYLAKRITRPVQMLSEAAKEIGAGHYDHRIAHEGTDEFGSMVEAFNAMAAEVASTRRRLERAGIDLERKHEEGEGRRRYIEAILERIATGVVSIDRSGRIGTINPSAVRLLEVDAAVVGSPAVDVFARPDLAVINDVLDQAAKARMDSFAQEVALVRDGRERHVVAAATRVPGTDGGFDGTVLVVDDVTPLIRAQKVAAWREVARRLAHEIKNPLTPIQLSAERLRRKLSDVAPPLQDLVQECTATIIGEVESLKGLVDEFSQFARMPAPRAVPTELHDLLNTTLALYDGLFASVTFEKRYDPGVGQVRVDPEQMKRVIINLVDNAIEAMGRSGAIVVETARDVPNSLIRVVVADTGPGIPSAERDKLFLPYYSTKGRGSGLGLAIVRRIVAEHGGSIDVFDNVPTGTRFIIELPA encoded by the coding sequence GTGGCGTCCGCCAAGCCCCGCGCGCCGGTGCGGGCGCGCCGACCGTTCCGCGACAACCCGCCACTAATCCTGGCCGGCATCGTCATGCTGCTCGTCGCGCTCGGCGGCATTGTCTGGCTGGCCGATCGCACCTCGACGCTGTCGCCCGACTTCCTGACCGAAGTCGTGCTCTACGCGCTCTACGCCACCAACATCACCATGCTCGTCGCGCTCGGCTTCGTGCTGGCGCGCAACGTGATCAAGTCGGTGTTCGACGGCCGCAGCGGCCTGCCGCTCGGGCGCTTCCGCGCCAAGCTGGTGCTCGCGTTCCTCGGCCTCACCGTCATTCCCGCAGTGCTGGTCTTGATTGTCGGCAGCCGCGTCGTGCTGACCGCGGTGGACCGCTGGTTCAACACGCCGATGGAAGAGATCCTGTCCGGGGCGAACAGCATTGCCGCCGACTACTACCAGGAGCGCGAACGGCTGGTCACCGAGCAGGCCGGGCGGCTGGCCCGCGAATTGGGGGCTATCGACCTGACCACCGCCGACATGACGCGGGTGCAAAACATCGTGGCGCCCGAAGTCACTGGCCCGCGCGTGGCGGTGGTGCAGGTCTACCGCGCCGACCGCGTGCCGGGCCAGCCGCCGAGCGTGGTGTCGCTGGTCGATGTCGCGGCACCGGCCATGCCGCAGGGGTGGGCGCGCGGGTCGGCCGATCGCCTGGCCGGCCGGGCCGCGAGCGGGACCGAAAACGCGCCGAGTGTCCTCGAGCAGCTTGCCGGCGGGGGAGACCTGCTGCACGTCGGCGAGGCCGTCCGGAACGGGGCCGGACAAGTGACCGGCGCGGTGGTGGTGAGCGAGTACCTGTCGGGCGAACGTGCGGAGCGGGCGCGCCGCATGACGAAGGCCTACGAGGACTACACCCAGCTGCGGGTCTTGAAGCAGCCGCTCGCCGGCGTCTACGTGTCGTTCTTCGTCATGGTCACGCTGCTGATCCTGGTCGGTTCGACCTGGATGGGCCTGTACCTGGCCAAGCGCATCACCCGTCCGGTGCAGATGCTGTCGGAAGCCGCCAAGGAGATTGGCGCCGGCCACTACGATCACCGGATCGCCCACGAGGGGACCGACGAGTTCGGCTCCATGGTCGAGGCGTTCAATGCCATGGCCGCGGAAGTGGCGTCGACCCGCCGCCGGCTGGAACGCGCCGGCATCGACCTCGAGCGCAAGCACGAAGAGGGCGAAGGCCGCCGCCGCTATATCGAGGCCATTCTCGAGCGCATTGCCACCGGCGTGGTTTCGATCGATCGCTCCGGCCGCATTGGCACCATCAACCCCTCGGCCGTGCGCCTGCTCGAGGTCGATGCCGCCGTCGTCGGCAGTCCCGCGGTGGACGTGTTTGCGCGCCCCGACCTGGCGGTGATCAACGACGTGCTCGACCAGGCAGCCAAGGCGCGGATGGATTCGTTCGCGCAGGAAGTGGCGCTGGTGCGGGACGGCCGCGAGCGGCACGTGGTGGCGGCGGCGACGCGGGTGCCTGGCACCGACGGCGGCTTCGACGGCACCGTGCTGGTGGTCGATGACGTGACACCGCTGATTCGCGCGCAGAAGGTGGCGGCGTGGCGCGAGGTGGCGCGCCGGCTGGCGCACGAGATCAAGAACCCGTTGACCCCGATCCAGTTGTCGGCCGAGCGCCTGCGCCGCAAGTTGAGCGACGTGGCGCCGCCGCTGCAGGACCTGGTGCAGGAATGCACCGCGACCATCATCGGCGAGGTCGAGTCGCTCAAGGGCCTGGTTGACGAGTTCTCGCAGTTTGCCCGTATGCCCGCACCCCGCGCGGTGCCGACCGAACTGCACGACCTGTTGAACACCACGCTCGCGCTGTACGACGGGCTGTTCGCCTCGGTCACCTTCGAGAAGCGCTACGACCCGGGCGTCGGCCAGGTGCGGGTCGACCCCGAGCAGATGAAGCGGGTCATCATCAACCTGGTCGACAACGCGATTGAGGCGATGGGACGCAGCGGCGCGATTGTGGTCGAGACCGCCCGGGACGTGCCGAACAGCCTGATCCGGGTGGTGGTGGCCGACACCGGCCCCGGCATACCGTCGGCCGAGCGCGACAAGCTGTTCCTGCCGTACTACTCGACCAAGGGCCGCGGCAGCGGCCTCGGCCTGGCCATTGTCCGGCGCATCGTCGCCGAGCACGGGGGCAGCATCGACGTGTTCGACAACGTGCCGACCGGAACCCGGTTTATCATCGAGCTACCAGCCTGA
- the nrdR gene encoding transcriptional regulator NrdR has protein sequence MKCPFCGELGDKVVDSRESREGDVIRRRRQCLNDTCRKRFTSYERIDEIPYMVVKKDGTRERFERQKLIGGLLKACEKRPVKVADIEEIADMAEQLLIEKPEREIPGKDLGALVMQELKRLDQVAYVRFASVYRDFRDVDDFVQEARALRGSKE, from the coding sequence GTGAAATGTCCGTTCTGCGGTGAACTCGGCGACAAGGTGGTCGATTCGCGCGAGAGCCGCGAGGGCGATGTGATTCGCCGCCGCCGCCAGTGCCTGAACGACACGTGCCGGAAGCGCTTCACGAGCTACGAGCGCATCGACGAGATTCCGTACATGGTCGTGAAGAAGGACGGCACGCGCGAGCGGTTCGAGCGCCAGAAGCTGATTGGCGGCCTGCTCAAGGCCTGCGAGAAGCGGCCGGTCAAGGTCGCCGACATCGAAGAGATTGCCGACATGGCCGAGCAGCTTCTGATTGAGAAGCCCGAGCGCGAGATTCCCGGCAAGGACCTGGGCGCGCTCGTCATGCAGGAACTGAAGCGCCTCGACCAGGTCGCGTACGTGCGGTTCGCCTCGGTCTACCGCGACTTCCGCGATGTGGACGACTTCGTGCAGGAAGCGCGCGCCCTGCGAGGCAGCAAGGAATAG